Sequence from the Candidatus Paceibacterota bacterium genome:
GTCATCCGGACCTACGGTTTCTGGGAAGTTCCACAGCTGCTTTTTAAAGGTTTGACCGGCAAAGTAAGCCCATTTGTCATTAAGCTCTTCTTGAACACTGAGGCAGTCGGCATCTTCGGTGTTGCCAATACGGCTATTTCGATTCTCAAGGACTTGCTGCCAATCAGAACTTTGACGACTCTCATTCCGCGCAAGGCGGCCGATCGGAAGTATTCTGATTATTTGTTTCGGCATGGGACCAAGCACTACACTCTGATGTCGCTCGTCGTCAGTGTGGCGGGACTGATTTTTTATCCCGTCGCAATTTATTTGTTTTTCCCAAAATTCAGCGCCTCAATTCCGATTTTCTCAGTTTTGATTTTGGGCGTGCCAATTTTTGCTTTCGTTAAACTCTTGGCCGTTTTCCTGGTGGCAAAACGCCGACAGCGCTTCATTTTCTATCAGATGATTTTTGACAATGTCGTCGGAATCAGCTTGATGCTCCTCTTCCTGCCTTTTTGGGGGCTTATGGGCATGGCGGTAGCTTCAGTCTCGGCCGACTTTATCACCGATGCTGGCCGGTTCATCTATCTGGTTAAAACCGGTTTTGTCAGACCATTTTCTTTTCGTACCCTGTTCCGTTGGACCGAGGAGGACAGTAAAATTTATCAAAATGTGTGGCGGCACTTTCGACAGGCTTTCCTCGACAAGATTTCCGGGGTTTGAGGCCACTTGTAGTCGGGACCGTAAAATCGTATAGTGTAGCTTCGTTATATAATAATCATCACAATTATAATTAGTACATAATTAATATGGCCAGAACGAATTCCAAATTAAAAAATTTTTACGACAAGGTCTACTTGAAAGGCGAGAAGAAACACTACAGCAAACTGCTTTTGGGAGACAAGATTACCGAGGAGAAAAAGGCAATCCTTGGCGAGGTGTCTTGGTCAGGCAAGAAAGTGCTCGATGTTGGTTGCGGCACAGGGGAGCTGGCGTTTCTGGTTGCTAAGGAAGGGGCAGAGAAAGTAGTAGCGATCGATTATTCGGCATCGGCGATTGAAGTTGCCAACGCGAATTACCATTCTGACAATTTAGCCTATCGTTGCGAGGATATTAATAAGATTTCCGGTTCTTTTGATGTCATAACAGTGGTTGGAGTCCTGGAGCACATTGATGATCCCTTGAAGCTCCTTAAAAAGCTCAAGAAGATGTTGGCACCGAAAGGCTCGATTATTGTCACTTGCCCGAACTGGTCAAATCCGAGGGGATATATTCTGCTCGCGCTCAAGGACCTTTTTGATGCCGAAATCACTCTGGCCGATATCCATTATTTTACTCCCGTTGAATTTGAGAAGTGGTCTAAGCTGCTTAAGATGTTTTTAAGCTGGAAGACCTTGGAGCATGACTGGGGTCATGGAAAAAAACTCATCAAAGATTTTACTCGGCGCCTGCCAAACGTGCTCAAACCTTTAAAAGGCGCCTCCAAAACCGGCATTGATACATTTATCAAATGGTTGGATAGTCATGTGTCAGAACTCGAGGGTGAGTTGAAGCACAATGGAGCTACCGGCTTTTATCATTTCCGTCTGGACTAGTTTCTGTCAGAATGGCCGTATCGGAACGCTCGGCTGTGACAATTTGGGTGGAAATGCTGTTGTACAGATTGAACTAAGCTAACGCTAATTTAACGATGCATCAGAGAGTCGTATTTTTAACTCTATTTGAAGGGATCGAGGGGAAAAATCTGCTGCGGTCTCCCTTTGTTAGTCATTTGCTGTCCGGCCAGGATATTAAAATTGTCTGTTTTGTTAAAAATGACGAGAGGAAGATTGGCTA
This genomic interval carries:
- a CDS encoding oligosaccharide flippase family protein translates to MANPSVPDNISIPKAFVTGEVQMGFWSYVKKGVSAADSFFVLRALSIYQYGVYQLLLTSYAILSDVFLDLFATVSGNDVILLVGQGKEAQAKKLYFEYARFRLLMALIPFLGIFFFAPIFFTRYGPEAIVWIRILSLLFIVDAASNLFRLALNLRLDFKTLAIMPTTQKSIQLVFLVYFYFFSNLSLTNVIFSLVAAPIISILVFSPALRRAFAPWRHLTPDPGQMFVPVIRTYGFWEVPQLLFKGLTGKVSPFVIKLFLNTEAVGIFGVANTAISILKDLLPIRTLTTLIPRKAADRKYSDYLFRHGTKHYTLMSLVVSVAGLIFYPVAIYLFFPKFSASIPIFSVLILGVPIFAFVKLLAVFLVAKRRQRFIFYQMIFDNVVGISLMLLFLPFWGLMGMAVASVSADFITDAGRFIYLVKTGFVRPFSFRTLFRWTEEDSKIYQNVWRHFRQAFLDKISGV
- a CDS encoding class I SAM-dependent methyltransferase, whose protein sequence is MARTNSKLKNFYDKVYLKGEKKHYSKLLLGDKITEEKKAILGEVSWSGKKVLDVGCGTGELAFLVAKEGAEKVVAIDYSASAIEVANANYHSDNLAYRCEDINKISGSFDVITVVGVLEHIDDPLKLLKKLKKMLAPKGSIIVTCPNWSNPRGYILLALKDLFDAEITLADIHYFTPVEFEKWSKLLKMFLSWKTLEHDWGHGKKLIKDFTRRLPNVLKPLKGASKTGIDTFIKWLDSHVSELEGELKHNGATGFYHFRLD